The Streptococcus sp. oral taxon 431 nucleotide sequence TAAAATTTTAAAAACAAAAAAAGCGAACAAGACAGAATTCTGATAATCAGAAAACTAATCTTGTCCGCTTTTTAACTTTATAGAAACTTTTGTCACAGATTCCTTATTTATCTATTTGCTAAAGCTTCAAAATCTTCCCCCAAAACAGGTCCTACCACTATTTGGTTGGCATCCAAATCCTGACAAAGTTCCTTTGGAAGAACTTCTAAAAAGGCTTGGTAATCCAGTCTAGCTACCGCTTCATAGTCTTCAGGTTTAGAACCATCTCCAGAGATTTTCACCAGGTCAATCTCCCAGACAAGATCCTTACCAGCCAACTGCTCAACATAAGGCACAGGAACAACAGGACCTTTTGGCAAAATAGTCTTTACTCCTTGAGCCAGGTGGTAGATTCCATGAACCTTACCCTCACTATCTGGGTAGAATTTAGCACTTGCAGGATAAGCATCTGACCCTTGAACCCTCTTAACTAATTCTTCAAAACGTGCCAGTCCATCTTCTTCTAGGAAACTTTCCAAATCCTTCTTATCAAAGTAAATAGTTGATAGAATACCCTGACAGAAACCTAAACGAGCAGCCTTATCAGCTAGATAGTTCTTAACCGTTTCTTGGAAATAGTTTTCCAAATCAAAGTCTGCCAAACCTTCAACAGATTCACCAACCTTGCTAGACAAGGCTTGCAAGAGAGCTTCTACAATTTCCCAGTCAGCTCTTGTAATTAAGTCAGGAATGATCACTTGATAGCCTTTTTGAGCATCTACATAACGAACTTTAAAGAGAAATTGAGACTTACCTACGATTCCACACTCGATATACTCAAGGCGATTGAGGGGTTGACGAAGATAGACAGCATCATAACTATGTGACTCTAAGCCATCTACTAGGGCCAAGACTGACTTAGCTGTTAGAATCTCCTGTTGTCCTAAAATACTTTGTTTATTTGGAATAAAAAATGTTTTCACCATAAATGGTCTCCTTTGAAATCGTTTACATATAGTATACACCATTTTCCTGAAAGATGCAGAAACAAATTTAAGATTTTTTAGTCAAAAGCATAGAAAAACAGCCCATCAGGACTGTTGATACTATTATACAACTTCAGAATGATCTAGGTTCTCACCAATCGCTGCTAAACGCTCGATAACTTGGTCTTGCGTCAATTCATGTTCTAAAACATAGCGATTACGTGGGTGAACACGGCACTCGTGTGAGCAACCACGGAGATATTTATCTTCGTTGTCTTCTGATGCCAAGATACGACGGTTACAAAATGGATTTCCACAGTTGACATAGCGTTCACATGGTGTTCCATCAAACCAATCCTTCCCTACAATGGTTGGATTGACATGGTTGACATCGACTGCGATACGCTCGTCAAAGACATACATTTTTCCATCCCAAAGTTCGCCTTGAACTTCTGGGTCTTTCCCGTAAGTGGCGATTCCTCCATGCAATTGACCCACGTCTTTATAGCCTTCACGAACCATCCAACCAGAGAATTTCTCACAACGGACTCCACCAGTACAGTAAACAACGACGCGCTTGTCCATGAATTTTTCCTTGTTATCACGAACCCATTGTGGTAATTCACGGAAATTGCGGATATCCGGACGAATAGCTCCACGGAAATGTCCAAGATCGTACTCGTAGTTATTACGAGTATCAAGGACAACTGTATCTTCGTCTAGAAGAGCTTCTTTGAATTCTTTTGGAGACAAGTAAGTACCTGTTGTTTCAAGGGGATCGATGTCGTTGTCAAAGTTATCATCCTCTAAACCAAGGTGGACAATCTCTTTCTTGTAGCGAACAAACATCTTCTTGAAGGCTTGCTCACTTTCTTCGTCAATCTTGAACCAGAGGTCTTCCATACCTGGAAGGCTGTGAACGTAGTCCATGTATTTTTGCGTTGTTTCGTAGTCACCAGAAACGGTTCCGTTGATCCCTTCGTCAGCCACTAGGATACGGCCCTTGAGCCCGATAGACTTACAGAAAGCCAAATGGTCTGCAGCAAATTGTTCCACGTTCTCAATTGGGACATATTTATAGTAAAGTAAAACTCGAATATCTTTTGTCATAAGATTGATTCTCTTTTCTAAGATTAAATTATCAGAATTTTTCATTCAACTATACCAGTATACTCCCCCAAGAAAGCGAATGCAATTTATTTGACTGAAAATTGAAAACAAGACCATTTTCAGATCTTGTTTCAACTAAATATTCGATGAAGAAAGGTTAACAAAAATGGTAAGGTTGCTACAATATTATTAATCACATGGACTGCATAGCTAGGATAGATACTCTTGGTATAACGAGTTAATCCAGCACAACATACTCCAAATGTCGAAAAAACAAGAATATCTAAGAAATTTGGAAAGCTAGAAAAGTGCGGAAGAGCAAATAAAACCGAAGGAAGAATCAGGTCAAGTCCAAGCTTCGAATCTTTAAAGAAGGCGTGTTGGAACAAACCCCTATAAATCAACTCTTCCATCAGAGGACCTAGGAAAAATAAGGTCAGGTAGAGCCCCAACTCAGCAAAATTTGTCCCACTATAGCCGATTAGTACAGCCCAGCCTTCAGAGGTTGACTGTACATGTCTTGCCGTTTGAAAATTAAAAGATATGCAAAGTACAGTTACGAAAACCGTCAAAACTGTATACCATAGCCATTTTTTCTTTGGAATAACAAAAAGATATCCATGGCCTGTCTTGACTAGTATCCAAATCATGAGGCCAATAAAGACAAGACTGATAAGATTTTTAATCCAGAAAAAATTCCCAATCTGAGAAGAAAATTGCCAGTAATTTTGGACCACAAGTGTTAGCTGAGAGAGTCCATATATGAAAAATAAGTAAGATAAGATTGCACTGATTTTAAAGAGTAGATGGTATTTTTTCATGTGTCTGCGTCCAACGTTATATGTAAGAGTAAATATATGATTTTGAATACAAATAATTATATGTAAATACTTTAAAAAGAATCACCACCTCATCTGGAAAAACCAGACAAGGCAGTGATCGCTCTTTTTAGGAATGAATACACGAAATCAATCTATCTTAAGATTTTTTGTTTTTCAAGAATTCGTCGTATTGTTTTTGCATTTCATCCAATACTTTTTGGTAAGCACCTTCAGATTTAAGTTTTTCCATCAATTCTGGAATAGCTTTTTCTGGGTCTACAGTACCAGTGTTGATAGCTGTATCGAATTGTTGCATAGTGTTAGTGATAGCTGAGATTTCAGATTTCACGTTGTCAGTGTTAAAGATGAATCCAAGCGCTGGAGATTCTTTTGCAGTTTCCAAGTCTTTCTTAGATTGTGCAATTTGTTCATCTGTAACGTTTTCGTTGATGTAAAGGATCCAGTTGTTACCAGTGTTCCATCCTGACATGTGAGTGTTTCCTTTGTATCCATCAAGGACTTTAACACGGTTTTCTTTACCTGCAACTTTTTCCCAGTTCTTGCCTTCTGGTCCGTAAACAAGGCCGTTCAAGAGTTCTGGGTTAGTGTTCAAGAGGTTCAATACTTCCATTGCTTTTTCTTTGTTCTTAGAGTTGTTTGAGATTACAAAGTTAGCAACTTGAGTTGTTTGGTTTTTCTTGATGAAGTTAGTAAATGGTTTGATTTGGATGTCTCTGTTAGCAACACGAGAAAGCAAGCTGCTACCATAGTCAGCTGGTCCTACTGTTTCTTCGCGAGCAAACCAAGTATCTTGAGTAAGGTCATATGAAGTTTCGCTTGTTGCTACGTCTTTTGGAATGTATCCTGCTTCATAGAATTTGTGAAGAGTCTTCAAGTGTTCTACGAAACGAGGAACTTCGTAACGGTTTACGATCTTAGTAGTGTCGCCTTCAAGGTCGATGACAAATGGAAGTCCGTTTGCAACTGGGTAGTCAAAGTTTTCTGATGGAATAAAGTTTTTACCAACAGCAAATGGCATTACATCTGGAGCTTTTTCTTTGATTTGTTTCAATACTGGTTCAAGTGTTTCGTATGAAGTGACACCTGAGATATCAATTCCATATTTTTCAAGAAGTGGGCCGTTGAAGGCAAAGTTTTGTGAAGATGCAACGTTGGCTGCAACTGGAACAGAATAAATCTTACCGTTTACAGTGTTACCTTTGATGTAAGCTGGGTCAAGTGCTTTGTAAAGGTCAGCTCCTTCTTTCTTGTACAATTCTGTCAAGTCAGCATAAGCACCTTTTTGAGCGTTTACGACATAGTTATCTGCAAAGGCGATATCATAGTTTTCACCTGATGAAGTGATAACTGACATTTTCTTGCTGTAGTCACCCCAACCAAGGTATTGGATATCCAATTTAGCGCCAACTTTTTCTCCGATGATTTTGTTTGCATTTTCTAGCAATTCATCCAAGTTATCTGGTTTGTCACCGATTTGATACATTTTGATAACAGTCTTATCACCTGATGATGATGATTCAGCAGCTTTTTGGTTGTTTCCTTTAAGGTTTCCACAAGCTGCAAGGCTAGCAGCTAAAGCGACAAGGCTAGCAGATGCAAAAGCATATTTTTTCCAGTTTTTCATTATAAAAACTCCTTTTTTTATTTTTAAAGTTATTAACAAAATTAGATTCTTGATTTTCCTTTGCCAGAAAAATCAGAGTTAGAAAAGAAACATTGTTTCTTAAATATCCTTACTCTTTAACACCACCGATAGTCAAACCTTTTACAAAGTAGCGTTGGAAGAATGGGTAGAGGATCGCAATCGGAACAGTCGCAACAACGACCATGGCCATACGACCTGTTTCTTTTGGTAGGGCAACTGCAAGCTGTCCTGACATACCAACTGACTTAGCAATGTAATCCATGTTGTTCTGGATTTGCATGAGCAAATATTGCAATGGATACAAGTTATCACTCTTGATGTAAAGAAGGGCGTTAAACCAGTCATTCCAGAAACCAAGCGCTGTCAATAGTGTGATCGTTGCGATACCTGGTAATGACAGTGGCAAACAGATTTGGAAGAAGATACGAGCTTCACTAGCTCCATCGATACGAGCTGATTCGAGGATTGCTTCTGGGATGGTTTTCTTGAAGAAAGAACGCATCAACATGATGTTGAATGGTGATAGAAGCATTGGAACAATCAAGGCCCAAATGGTATCACCAAGGTGAAGCAATTGAGTCACTACGATATAGCCGGGTACCAAACCAGCGTTGAACAACATACTAAGAAGAGCGAAGATTGTAAAGAATTTACGATACTTAAATGTTGAACGTGAGATGGCATAAGCGTAAGTTGTAGTGATAAAGACGTTTGTCAATGTACCGACAACTGTCACAAACACTGAGATAAAGAGTGCTTGTAAAATCTTATCTTTGAACTGAGCCAAAAACTCAAAACCATCTAATCCAAACTGTGATGGGAAGAAGCTATATCCATATTGAACGATACTCTTCTCATCTGTAACTGAGATAATGATGACAAAGATGAAAGGCAAGATACAAGAGAAGGCCAGCAAACCAGATATGATACTAAAGAAGATATCTGCCTTTTTGCTGAAGGAGTGTATGCCAACATTATCAATTTTTTCTTTTTGAATTTTTTTTGCCATATGCTCCTCCTTTCTAGAATAGTGCCGAGTTAGGATCAACACGTCTTGCAAGTAAGTTTGATAGAATAACCAGAATCAAACCGACGACTGACTGATAGAGACCGGCTGCTGATGCCATACCGATATCTGCTGTCTGAGTCAAACCGTTAAAGACGTAGACGTCCAATACGTTTGTTACGCTATAGAGCTGACCAGCATTGTGAGGGATTTGGTAGAAGAGACCGAAGTCTGCACGGAAGATGTTTCCGACTGCAAGGATGGTCAATACTGTCACAAGTGGTGTTAACTGAGGGATGGTTACGTTGCGGATACGTTGCCATTTGCTAGCACCGTCCACTGTCGCTGCTTCGTAGTAGGTTGGATCAATACCCATGATTGTTGCATAGTACATAACACTACTGTATCCAAAGCCTTTCCAAATTCCTAGGAAGAGGAGAAGATAAGGCCAGATACTGATGTCAGCGTAGAAGTTAATCCCCTTCATGCCAAGAGCTTCTAAGGTGTGGTTAATAAGCCCTTTATCGATATTTAGGAAAGCATCTGTAAAGAAACTGATGATAACCCAAGATAGGAAGTAAGGGAATAACATAGATGTTTGGTAGATTTTAACCATTTGCTTAGAGCGAAGTTCACTAAGGATAATAGCGATACCAACTGACACGATCAAACCGATAAAGATAAATCCAAGGTTATAAAGGACAGTGTTTCGAGTAATGACAAAGGCATCTTTGGAACTAAACAAGAATTTAAAGTTATCTAGTCCGACCCATTTACTATTTATAATACTGTGAACGAATCCTTCACCAGTCATATGGTAGTCTTTGAAGGCAACCACATTTCCAAATACTGGGATATAGAAGAATAAAATCAACCATAATGTCCCTGGTAAAACCATTAAGAGAAAAATCCAATTATCTCTCAAAGTTTTTGAAAACTTGTTCATAATTTCCTCCCTTTTTATTTTTCTAAAACTTGATAATCTCACAATTTTTAGACTTGATAACGTTTACAAAAATAGTATACTCTTATTTTAAGGATAGTTTAAACTACTAATTATAGAAAAAACTCCACAAATTATTTTATGTGGAGAACTTTTTTTATAATAAGAAGTGTGTTTCACGAGAAACTTTCTTCCTGAATAGAGTTTTTCTAGGTTGTATAAATGGTCGAAGCTGTCGCAATGGTATGCCACTGGTTGGCTGTCGTTGCTGCGAAGTCCTTATCTGCGTAGAAGTCAGTAAATGGCAAGATCTCTACTTCTAGTTCGTCAATACGAGAGATTTCGCCTGCCAGGTAGTTTTCAATGCGACTTTCTGCTCGCTTGATCCGCTGCAAGAGTCCACCCATGCGGATATCTACTGTATCCAAGCCAAAGACCTTGTTTTCTTTCAACCATTGCTGGCTAAAGAGCTTGTGGAAGGTTTCAATCTGGCTTCTTAATTTTGGTAATTCTTCCCTAGCGATTTGTTGCAAGCTCTCTTTATCATCCGCTTGATAAGCTTGACGGATACGTCGTCCCACATCCACTTTACTACTTAAAATAGCATTCAACTGGGCCTGAGTTTCGAAAAGATAGGCGTAGGCACCAGCTTTTTCTTTAATGTCAGAAAGAGTCTCAGCTGCTTGGGCAAAGTGTGGTTTGTCCTGTTCAGGTGTCATGTGCTTGTCAAGAATTGGGCAGAGAACATCCTGATAAAAGGTATAGCGGTTAGGGTTGATACCATGTATATTACCTGGCAGGTCTGGTAAGAGGTTGGCAAGGTCAAGCTGCATAAAGTCCTCAACGGATAGACCTGTATTGGTTTTGAAATGTGCAGACAAACGGTCTAGGTTATTGCGGTAGCAGAGTTCTGCCCAAATTTGCAAGCTCGGTAAGATAGAGAATTGGGCTGTTTCACCACCATTATCTGCCCATCCCGTCACGATGACTTCCTTGATCTGATTGGCACGGCAGGCTTTGTTAGCTTCGACAGCGATGAGACGACTGAAATGGTTGTGTGGTGTGAAACCAATCCACTTCCAAGCACCACCTGCAAAGGCAATATCCTGGCTAATCTTGTGGTGGTTACCGAAGTTACGGTTGTATTTTTCTTCGCTATCCTGATAATAATCCCAGTAAACCAAGGTCACACGGTCTTTTAGACGATCTAAGTAAATACGAGTTTCTTCTGGAATTTCAACATCACGGTCGTACTGGCCATCTGCTGACATGAGTTTGAAGAACATATCGCTCCACATCTGGCAGTGGAAACCATACTTGTCTGCAATATCCAGCACGCGCTCCAAATGTTGGCACATGAGGAGGCTACGGTCCACAACACCGTTTAAGATGAGATAGCGTCCCAAACCAACCAAGTGGGCTTCGTCCATGCCGATATTGACCTTGCGTGTTTGTAGCTTAGACAAAGTCGCAAACATGCCGTCGATTAAGTCGTAAACTTTTTCTTCGCCGATGAGGAGAATGTCCTCTACATCACGAAGTTGTTGGACTTCTTTGACGCCCCATTTGACAAAGGCTGACAAGTGGGCCAAGGTCTGAATGCAAGGTACAAAAGTCATGTCAAACTGCTGGGCATAGGCTTCGATTTCCTGTAATTCTTCAGCTGAGTATGCTCCACGGAAATAGCCAAAATAGGGTTGCCCTTCAATCTGATAGGTGTCTTCCATATAGAGCTCAAAGGTTGAATAACCCATCAGAGCCAAGACTTCAATCATCTGTTTGGCTGATGCGACATTGAGTACTGCATTTCGTGAACAGTCAGCCATATAGGCTAAATCTTCATATGCTGCCTGTTCTTCAATCTCGACCTTGTCGCCTTCTGCTAAAGCTGTTGCTAGCACAGATAAAGCACGGTAGAGTTGATGAGGTTTACGGTAGGTCAATTGATAGTGACCACCCTCACCCTTGATAGAGATGGAGGCTTGATCAGACTGAGCAACTGCCACCTCTACATCTGATAGAGAAATGTGATTTTTTAATTCTTCAACAGCTTGGGCTTGTTTGGGACTAAGTCCTATAAATCTTACCATTGGTTTTCCTCCTGTAACCAGTTGACAAGGGCACCGTAGAGATTGGCATCTGCCTGATAGGTGCAAGCTTGGATGACTGGCGCAATTGTATACTCTTCATATCTTTCCACAAAAGCGTCTACTGCTTTTTGAACCCCTTTGATAAAATCTGGGTTCTGACTGATAGAGCCACCTAAGCTAATGACATCTGGATCGATGAGGTACTGGATATTGAGTAGCCCTTGGGCTAGGTTACGATTCATGCGCTCAATGGCTTCTTGGCAAAGGGCATTGCCTGCTGTAGCCTCTTGGTAAACCTTTCGGCCATCCCAGTCTGACTGACCTGATTTTTCAATCACATAACGAACCATGTTTCCTGTAGAAGCTAGTTGTGACCAGTTATTGAGTTTTTCTGCTGGTTCGATAGTTGTCATGTAACCAAACTCTCCACCCAAGCCATGGCGACCACGGTGAATTTTGCCATTGATAATCATAGCACCACCAATCCCTGTGCCAATGACAACACAGGCTGCATTTTCAATCTCAGGATGAGCTAGCAGTTCACTAAGTCCAACACAGTTGGCATCATTTTCTAGATGGACAGGTAGCTGGTGATGAGCAAGGGCCTGGTACCATGAAAAACCATGGATATAAGGAATGGCACTAATCCCCTCAATCACTCCTGTTTCTTGATTAACCGCTCCTGGAACACTCATAGCAATCCCACGATAGTCCTGTTCTGACAAGCGTTGGTCCAACCAAGCCAATAAATCTTCTAGAGTTTCTGGAGTTGGGGTGCTGGTCTTATCTAAAATCTTTCCATCAGGAGTTAGACTAGCAAACTTAATGCCAGTCCCTCCGATATCAATCGTTGCAATGGTCATTGCTTTCACCTGCAAAAGGAGCGAATCAGCAGTTGGTTCTTACTTTTTCGCTCCTCCTTTCTGTTTATGTTTACTTTTTGAAATTAAATTTCTTCTTTTTGAATCAATTCTGTACGAATTTCCTGTGGTGCCAATAGTCCTGAATGGACTGGGTATGGGCGTTCCAACAAGTCAAGAATGGTTTGTTGTTTTTCAGACACACGGATATTTTCTTGACTCATGTTGTAGTAACGAAGGACATAACCTTCTTCATTCTCAGCCACCTTAAAGGCTGTTGGGCAGACTTGTGGCAAGTTGAGTGCCGGATGGTTAAAGAGGCTACCCGTTGCTGCAACGCTACCCTCTTGTTTTGCAACTTGAAGAGCTGTAAATGGCACCTGGAAGGCTTTGGCACGACGGAAAGCTGAGAAGCGTTCCCCTGCTTGGTGACATTCTACTGCAAATTCAACTTCGATAGCTCGCAAGCACTGTGCTTCTGGCGTTGGGAAATAGCCCCAGTCACCTAGCTCACCTGAAGCACGAAGAAGGGTTACAGCCATGGTGTCATCTCCAAGAATTTCATACTCGTGCAATCCTTTATTGGATACTGTCACTCCTTTTACATCATCATACAAGCTGACAAAAGCTTGTTGGTGTTGTGGATTTTCAGGATTTTCCCAAGACGCTGCTGGTTTATTTGGTCTTGTCACAACTTCATAGATGCTTTCAGAATCATTGCTTGGACGAGTGTTATGAGTTTTCACCAAGAGACGGATGCGGTGATCCTTGGCAGTATTGGTAAAACGAGTTTTAAAGCGAATCTGTGGATTATCCACAAATACGGTCATCTCAGTTTCAAGAGGAATGGTTGTCAACTCTTCTGAACGACCTGCATCTCGTTTCATGAACTCGATGATACCTCTTTGTTCTGCATCCAATTTTTCATCTGCACTAACTGGAATAGTCAAGTCATGTTTGAGCAATACCTTAGCATAGCGAGCATTGTTTTCTAAGACTTCATAACCTTTCAGTTGAGCATAAATTGGCTCAGTTCCTTTCGGCTGGAAGTAAATGTACTCGTTACCAATATCTCCACGGTCCTCGAATTGGATGAAATCTTCGTAAGCTTCATTAGTAGTCTTGTCGTAGAGTGTAATTCCTTCATCTACACTCACTGCTACGAATGGTGTATCAATGACTCCATTTTGATAAATACCATCACGGTAATCTACTTGACCTTCAACCAATTGGAAGCTTGCCCAAGAAAGCGGAGCAAGGTGGACTGGGATTGTCACGCGCACTTGGCGTGCAATATAGGGTTGACGGAATTTATCTTTAGGCAAAGTATAGCCAAAACTTGCTCCCAAGTCTTCAATCTTGGCTTCAAGGACATGACCATCCAAATCTTGAACATGGTAATCTGGCAAGGTCACGGCTGCCATCTTCTTGTAACCTTCAGTCGGATGCAATTCTTTAAAATCACAAGTCACAACATCCACTACAACACTAACTGTATCAACCTTGTCATGTAAAGCTGTGTTGACAACGGTAAAGAGGTGGTCGCTTTGCGCATTTTGAGTAGCTAGCTTGCTCTTCCACTCGTTAAGAAGATTACTCTTAACAAAATTCCCGACTTGATTAACCTTTGCAAAACGAGTTTCCATTTCACGGTGAACTTCGTCAATACTACAACCACAGATACTATCGTGCGGTGCATTTTGCAGAAGTACTTTCCAAGCATAGGTCAATTGATCCTTGTGGTTGTGTCCACCAGTGATAATGGTCAAAGGTTCCACGACCTGCTCTAACAAGTTGCTATTTTCTTGGAAGGCTTGTTTGAGGTAAATGCGAGAAGAAGAGGTATTCGCAAGAGTGTACCAACCATCTGTTTCTTGGCTAGTCAACTCTCCTGTCACAGTTGACAGGTGTTCAGGTAGGGCGCTTTCCACTGCTTGCACATATTCGTCAAAAGAGCTATGAATAAAGGTCACGTCTGGGAAAAGTTCGTTGGCAACACGAATAGCTTCGCTAATATTTCTCTGTACAGGCTGGTGGTCACAACCGTTCATC carries:
- a CDS encoding DUF4299 family protein, yielding MVKTFFIPNKQSILGQQEILTAKSVLALVDGLESHSYDAVYLRQPLNRLEYIECGIVGKSQFLFKVRYVDAQKGYQVIIPDLITRADWEIVEALLQALSSKVGESVEGLADFDLENYFQETVKNYLADKAARLGFCQGILSTIYFDKKDLESFLEEDGLARFEELVKRVQGSDAYPASAKFYPDSEGKVHGIYHLAQGVKTILPKGPVVPVPYVEQLAGKDLVWEIDLVKISGDGSKPEDYEAVARLDYQAFLEVLPKELCQDLDANQIVVGPVLGEDFEALANR
- the trhO gene encoding oxygen-dependent tRNA uridine(34) hydroxylase TrhO, translating into MTKDIRVLLYYKYVPIENVEQFAADHLAFCKSIGLKGRILVADEGINGTVSGDYETTQKYMDYVHSLPGMEDLWFKIDEESEQAFKKMFVRYKKEIVHLGLEDDNFDNDIDPLETTGTYLSPKEFKEALLDEDTVVLDTRNNYEYDLGHFRGAIRPDIRNFRELPQWVRDNKEKFMDKRVVVYCTGGVRCEKFSGWMVREGYKDVGQLHGGIATYGKDPEVQGELWDGKMYVFDERIAVDVNHVNPTIVGKDWFDGTPCERYVNCGNPFCNRRILASEDNEDKYLRGCSHECRVHPRNRYVLEHELTQDQVIERLAAIGENLDHSEVV
- a CDS encoding CPBP family intramembrane glutamic endopeptidase → MKKYHLLFKISAILSYLFFIYGLSQLTLVVQNYWQFSSQIGNFFWIKNLISLVFIGLMIWILVKTGHGYLFVIPKKKWLWYTVLTVFVTVLCISFNFQTARHVQSTSEGWAVLIGYSGTNFAELGLYLTLFFLGPLMEELIYRGLFQHAFFKDSKLGLDLILPSVLFALPHFSSFPNFLDILVFSTFGVCCAGLTRYTKSIYPSYAVHVINNIVATLPFLLTFLHRIFS
- a CDS encoding ABC transporter substrate-binding protein, giving the protein MKNWKKYAFASASLVALAASLAACGNLKGNNQKAAESSSSGDKTVIKMYQIGDKPDNLDELLENANKIIGEKVGAKLDIQYLGWGDYSKKMSVITSSGENYDIAFADNYVVNAQKGAYADLTELYKKEGADLYKALDPAYIKGNTVNGKIYSVPVAANVASSQNFAFNGPLLEKYGIDISGVTSYETLEPVLKQIKEKAPDVMPFAVGKNFIPSENFDYPVANGLPFVIDLEGDTTKIVNRYEVPRFVEHLKTLHKFYEAGYIPKDVATSETSYDLTQDTWFAREETVGPADYGSSLLSRVANRDIQIKPFTNFIKKNQTTQVANFVISNNSKNKEKAMEVLNLLNTNPELLNGLVYGPEGKNWEKVAGKENRVKVLDGYKGNTHMSGWNTGNNWILYINENVTDEQIAQSKKDLETAKESPALGFIFNTDNVKSEISAITNTMQQFDTAINTGTVDPEKAIPELMEKLKSEGAYQKVLDEMQKQYDEFLKNKKS
- a CDS encoding carbohydrate ABC transporter permease is translated as MAKKIQKEKIDNVGIHSFSKKADIFFSIISGLLAFSCILPFIFVIIISVTDEKSIVQYGYSFFPSQFGLDGFEFLAQFKDKILQALFISVFVTVVGTLTNVFITTTYAYAISRSTFKYRKFFTIFALLSMLFNAGLVPGYIVVTQLLHLGDTIWALIVPMLLSPFNIMLMRSFFKKTIPEAILESARIDGASEARIFFQICLPLSLPGIATITLLTALGFWNDWFNALLYIKSDNLYPLQYLLMQIQNNMDYIAKSVGMSGQLAVALPKETGRMAMVVVATVPIAILYPFFQRYFVKGLTIGGVKE
- a CDS encoding ABC transporter permease, whose amino-acid sequence is MNKFSKTLRDNWIFLLMVLPGTLWLILFFYIPVFGNVVAFKDYHMTGEGFVHSIINSKWVGLDNFKFLFSSKDAFVITRNTVLYNLGFIFIGLIVSVGIAIILSELRSKQMVKIYQTSMLFPYFLSWVIISFFTDAFLNIDKGLINHTLEALGMKGINFYADISIWPYLLLFLGIWKGFGYSSVMYYATIMGIDPTYYEAATVDGASKWQRIRNVTIPQLTPLVTVLTILAVGNIFRADFGLFYQIPHNAGQLYSVTNVLDVYVFNGLTQTADIGMASAAGLYQSVVGLILVILSNLLARRVDPNSALF
- a CDS encoding beta-N-acetylhexosaminidase; translated protein: MVRFIGLSPKQAQAVEELKNHISLSDVEVAVAQSDQASISIKGEGGHYQLTYRKPHQLYRALSVLATALAEGDKVEIEEQAAYEDLAYMADCSRNAVLNVASAKQMIEVLALMGYSTFELYMEDTYQIEGQPYFGYFRGAYSAEELQEIEAYAQQFDMTFVPCIQTLAHLSAFVKWGVKEVQQLRDVEDILLIGEEKVYDLIDGMFATLSKLQTRKVNIGMDEAHLVGLGRYLILNGVVDRSLLMCQHLERVLDIADKYGFHCQMWSDMFFKLMSADGQYDRDVEIPEETRIYLDRLKDRVTLVYWDYYQDSEEKYNRNFGNHHKISQDIAFAGGAWKWIGFTPHNHFSRLIAVEANKACRANQIKEVIVTGWADNGGETAQFSILPSLQIWAELCYRNNLDRLSAHFKTNTGLSVEDFMQLDLANLLPDLPGNIHGINPNRYTFYQDVLCPILDKHMTPEQDKPHFAQAAETLSDIKEKAGAYAYLFETQAQLNAILSSKVDVGRRIRQAYQADDKESLQQIAREELPKLRSQIETFHKLFSQQWLKENKVFGLDTVDIRMGGLLQRIKRAESRIENYLAGEISRIDELEVEILPFTDFYADKDFAATTANQWHTIATASTIYTT
- a CDS encoding ROK family protein, with the protein product MTIATIDIGGTGIKFASLTPDGKILDKTSTPTPETLEDLLAWLDQRLSEQDYRGIAMSVPGAVNQETGVIEGISAIPYIHGFSWYQALAHHQLPVHLENDANCVGLSELLAHPEIENAACVVIGTGIGGAMIINGKIHRGRHGLGGEFGYMTTIEPAEKLNNWSQLASTGNMVRYVIEKSGQSDWDGRKVYQEATAGNALCQEAIERMNRNLAQGLLNIQYLIDPDVISLGGSISQNPDFIKGVQKAVDAFVERYEEYTIAPVIQACTYQADANLYGALVNWLQEENQW
- a CDS encoding alpha-mannosidase — its product is MENVVVHIISHSHWDREWYLPFESHRMQLVELFDNLFDLFENDPEFKSFHLDGQTIVLDDYLEIRPENRDKVQRYIDEGKLKIGPFYILQDDYLISSEANVRNTLIGQAECAKWGKSTQIGYFPDTFGNMGQAPQILQKSGIHVAAFGRGVKPIGFDNQVLEDEQFTSQFSEMYWQGADGSRVLGILFANWYSNGNEIPVDKDEALTFWKQKLADVRDYASTNQWLMMNGCDHQPVQRNISEAIRVANELFPDVTFIHSSFDEYVQAVESALPEHLSTVTGELTSQETDGWYTLANTSSSRIYLKQAFQENSNLLEQVVEPLTIITGGHNHKDQLTYAWKVLLQNAPHDSICGCSIDEVHREMETRFAKVNQVGNFVKSNLLNEWKSKLATQNAQSDHLFTVVNTALHDKVDTVSVVVDVVTCDFKELHPTEGYKKMAAVTLPDYHVQDLDGHVLEAKIEDLGASFGYTLPKDKFRQPYIARQVRVTIPVHLAPLSWASFQLVEGQVDYRDGIYQNGVIDTPFVAVSVDEGITLYDKTTNEAYEDFIQFEDRGDIGNEYIYFQPKGTEPIYAQLKGYEVLENNARYAKVLLKHDLTIPVSADEKLDAEQRGIIEFMKRDAGRSEELTTIPLETEMTVFVDNPQIRFKTRFTNTAKDHRIRLLVKTHNTRPSNDSESIYEVVTRPNKPAASWENPENPQHQQAFVSLYDDVKGVTVSNKGLHEYEILGDDTMAVTLLRASGELGDWGYFPTPEAQCLRAIEVEFAVECHQAGERFSAFRRAKAFQVPFTALQVAKQEGSVAATGSLFNHPALNLPQVCPTAFKVAENEEGYVLRYYNMSQENIRVSEKQQTILDLLERPYPVHSGLLAPQEIRTELIQKEEI